A stretch of DNA from Brevibacillus ruminantium:
CCGGATTGATCAGGGTGGAAAAAGATCCGGTAACAACTCCCTCATCGATGGTGACAGCACCAATCTGGATGATACTGTCTCCCTGTCTCGGGTGGCTCCCCGTGGTTTCGAAGTCTACTACGATGAAACGATTCAATCTCTGGTCACCTCGTACGTTCGCGGCCTTTCAGAATATCCGCTCCCCTACATTTCGGCAAAGACCGGGAAATTTCCTGCTCTCAACTGCTCACGTGTGGAAGAGTTCACTTTCCGAGAGCGGTTCTCCCAGCTTGTTCGCACACATTTGCAGATAAAACGGTATTTCCCGGAAGTGATCGCTATGTGGCAGCACTCTGCGGAAATACTGTTCTGCCAACCGCCAATTTTCTTCTGCCATCGAAATTCGTCCCAGGTGATAACAGCCAAGCGATCGGACAAAGGTGTCCGCGTCCTCGATAAACGGCTTTGCCAGCTTCTTGGCCGCCTGGATTTCGCCCATCCACTCGTAAGCCGTGATCATGCCGGATTGTGCCAGTCTGTGGTCCCGTTCCCTTAACAAGATGGCGCGAAATACAGCGAATGCCTCGTCCACCTTTCCGTCAAAAAGGAGCATCCAGCCGTAGCTAAATTGGAAATCAAGCTGATTCGGCGCGAGACTGATCGCTTTCTTCATCAAGGTGAGCGCACGTCTGGTACCGGCAATCAGCCAAGTGTTCCAGGCTAAACCATGCCACGTCCAGCCTTCCTTTGGAAGACGGTCGGTCAAAAAGTGATAGCATACCTGAGCACGGTGATAGTTCCCCAATGATTCATACAAAGACGCCATTTCTCGAAGGGTTTCACTGTCCAGGTTGCGATTGGGCAAACTGAGTCCCGCAGGTGCCTCGCGTTCTGCTGAAGAGTCACGCGACTGCAACGCTCTTAGTGCGCGGAGCCACAGCATTTGGGCTTCCCAGTCCTGGTCAGACTCATCCAGCACTTTTTCTACGGCATCGAGCGCCTCGTGTACATCCCCATCATTCAGATAGCATAGAGCCAGATTAAACCAGGCATCACGGTGTTTAGGCAGGACTGCTACGGCTTCTTTGAATGCCTGGGCAGCCTCCAGCCATTGGCTTTCCTCAGCGAGGATGCAACCGATGGCATTGTAGCTGATCGCAGTGATGGAAGGCGAGCTCGCCGATCTGCTCAACAACCGAAACTCGCGCATAGCCCCTTCCTTTTCCCCGCAAAACAGCAGGCTGTATCCGTAGTACAAACGGCCGCTTTCCCAGTCTGGCGACGCTTGAACTAGCTCCTGAAAACAGGTTTTGGCATCCTGATACATGCGGAGATGGTAAAAGCCTTCTCCCTTCCTGAACATATGTTCGTATTCACGATGCAATTCAAGCTGCGAGTCCTTTTTCATGGTCGCCGCCGTCCCTGTGGTGGCGGTTGCCTGTCCCCCCGTTGAAGCCTCGCCGGCAAGAGCTGCTTCCGGTTCTTTGTAGGCAGTTGCTGTCTCTTCCTGCTGAGTTGTGGGTACTTTGGGTTCCGTGTCTTTCATGTCCTGGTAGACGAATTCTTGCAGGTTGTCCGCTTGTGGTTCTTCCTGGCCTTCCATCTTTTTGATCTGACGAATCGCATACGACAGTTTTTCCTCGAATTGCAGCCACAAGTCTACGAGCCGATCACTCACTTTCCGCAGTTGGAAAAGCTGATCGGCTAGCTGGAGCTTTTCATGCTCAGATGCGTCCGGCCATTGTCTTTCAATCGTTTCTGCTTTTACTTGCAACGTGTGAAACCAATCTTCCAGCTTCAAAAAAAGCCACCCCCTGTGAGGCGTGTGTAGTCTCATTGTCTCACAAGGGGTGTGCCTCTATGCAGTTCGCTTCAATTACAAAACAGTTGCATGAATTTCTTCGGTCAAAAGCTGTGCGATCTGATTATGTTCGTCCATGATCGCTACACGGGGCTTGTGACGGCGCGCCTCTTCGTCACTCATCAATGCATAGGAAATGATGATCACGATATCTCCTGGCTGCACCAGTCGGGCTGCGGCCCCATTGAGACAAATAACGCCACTTCCTGGCTCTCCTTCAATCACATAAGTTTCCAGCCGGGCCCCATTATTATTGTTGACGATCTGTACTTTTTCATTGGGTAAAATATCGAGAGCCTCCATGAGATTCTTGTCAATGGTGATGCTCCCGACATAATTCAAATTGGCTTCTGTGACAGTAGCCCGGTGAATTTTTGCTTTCATCATCGTACGCAGCACGATGGAATCCCCCTTTTTCTTTGACTCATAGCGTGGTGATGAGGTTGTCAATCAGCCTGGTACGGCCAAAGCGTACAGCCAGAGCGATCACAAGTTTTTGACCGGACGACACTGAATCCAGCGGGGTCAGATCAGGATATGTTAGTATCTCAATATAATCAATATCAGCCAGCGGCTCCTGCTGGATCATTTGCACCATCTCAGCGCGTATCTCCGCTGGTAATTTGCCATCGCCGAGCAGCTCCTTCGCACGTCTGAGACTGCGGTGCAGGACGGTCGCCTGTTTCCGTTCTTCGGGAGCGAGGTATACATTTCGGGAACTCATGGCTAACCCGTCCGATTCTCGTACAATCGGGCAAGGAATGATTTCTACTGGCACCGAAAGATCACGCACCATTTGCTCAATCACTGCTACCTGCTGCGCATCCTTTTGGCCAAAAAAGGCAAAATCGGGCTGAACGATTTGAAACAGCTTCATAACGACGGTCGCAACGCCATCAAAATGACCGGGACGTGAGCGTCCGCACAGCGGTTCCGAAACACCGGATACCGTGATATTCGTTTTTACCGCAGTGGGATACATTTCTTCCACGCTAGGGGTAAACAGCAAGTCCACACCGGCCGTGGCTGCCATCCTGCTGTCCCGCTCCAAATCCCGCGGA
This window harbors:
- the panC gene encoding pantoate--beta-alanine ligase, giving the protein MMKTLQQVETIGELRRELKAARIQGKRIGFVPTMGYLHEGHLSLVEQAKQTCDLIVMSIFVNPLQFGPNEDFERYPRDLERDSRMAATAGVDLLFTPSVEEMYPTAVKTNITVSGVSEPLCGRSRPGHFDGVATVVMKLFQIVQPDFAFFGQKDAQQVAVIEQMVRDLSVPVEIIPCPIVRESDGLAMSSRNVYLAPEERKQATVLHRSLRRAKELLGDGKLPAEIRAEMVQMIQQEPLADIDYIEILTYPDLTPLDSVSSGQKLVIALAVRFGRTRLIDNLITTL
- a CDS encoding tetratricopeptide repeat protein, coding for MKLEDWFHTLQVKAETIERQWPDASEHEKLQLADQLFQLRKVSDRLVDLWLQFEEKLSYAIRQIKKMEGQEEPQADNLQEFVYQDMKDTEPKVPTTQQEETATAYKEPEAALAGEASTGGQATATTGTAATMKKDSQLELHREYEHMFRKGEGFYHLRMYQDAKTCFQELVQASPDWESGRLYYGYSLLFCGEKEGAMREFRLLSRSASSPSITAISYNAIGCILAEESQWLEAAQAFKEAVAVLPKHRDAWFNLALCYLNDGDVHEALDAVEKVLDESDQDWEAQMLWLRALRALQSRDSSAEREAPAGLSLPNRNLDSETLREMASLYESLGNYHRAQVCYHFLTDRLPKEGWTWHGLAWNTWLIAGTRRALTLMKKAISLAPNQLDFQFSYGWMLLFDGKVDEAFAVFRAILLRERDHRLAQSGMITAYEWMGEIQAAKKLAKPFIEDADTFVRSLGCYHLGRISMAEENWRLAEQYFRRVLPHSDHFREIPFYLQMCANKLGEPLSESELFHT
- the panD gene encoding aspartate 1-decarboxylase, with the translated sequence MLRTMMKAKIHRATVTEANLNYVGSITIDKNLMEALDILPNEKVQIVNNNNGARLETYVIEGEPGSGVICLNGAAARLVQPGDIVIIISYALMSDEEARRHKPRVAIMDEHNQIAQLLTEEIHATVL